Proteins from one Comamonas flocculans genomic window:
- a CDS encoding twin transmembrane helix small protein, translating to MKIIIALAFLAIIASLGAAYVFMVRGDPKDDQPSSTRMAHALAVRVILSIVLFVCLLAAYKLGYILPTGLLAGKA from the coding sequence ATGAAAATCATCATTGCCTTGGCATTCCTTGCCATTATCGCCAGCCTCGGTGCAGCCTATGTCTTCATGGTGCGCGGAGACCCCAAGGACGACCAGCCATCGAGCACGCGCATGGCCCATGCGCTCGCGGTGCGCGTCATCCTCTCCATCGTGCTCTTCGTCTGCCTGCTGGCCGCCTACAAGCTGGGCTACATCCTCCCGACCGGCTTGCTTGCGGGCAAAGCCTGA
- a CDS encoding cytochrome c oxidase subunit 3, which produces MSTSTQGVTPYYFVPEPSRHPITAVFGLFWMIVGAASWMNGFGWGKWALLFGVLWWLGVLFQWFRDAAHESEAGLNSRRIDVSYRWGMSWFIFSEVMFFGAFFTALWWGRAHSVPELGNLEHAILWPDFKAVWPSVAAGATGSPGDIIEPFSTVGPFWLPTINTALLLTSGVTLTIAHHALLANNRGKTIAFMWVTVLLGLTFLCVQGYEYYHLYTELNLKLDSGIYGSTFFMLTGFHGFHVFVGMVTLFFITMRLQAGHFSPQHHFGLEGAAWYWHFVDVVWLGLYILVYWM; this is translated from the coding sequence ATGAGCACATCTACCCAAGGGGTTACCCCGTATTACTTTGTGCCCGAGCCTTCGCGCCATCCGATCACGGCAGTCTTCGGGCTGTTCTGGATGATCGTCGGCGCGGCCAGCTGGATGAACGGCTTTGGCTGGGGCAAGTGGGCGCTGCTGTTCGGCGTGCTCTGGTGGCTGGGCGTGCTGTTCCAGTGGTTTCGCGATGCGGCGCACGAGAGCGAGGCCGGGCTCAACAGCCGGCGCATCGACGTGTCTTACCGCTGGGGCATGAGCTGGTTCATCTTCTCGGAAGTGATGTTCTTCGGTGCCTTCTTCACCGCGCTGTGGTGGGGGCGCGCGCACTCGGTGCCGGAACTGGGCAACCTCGAGCACGCCATTCTCTGGCCCGATTTCAAGGCTGTTTGGCCCAGCGTGGCCGCGGGCGCCACCGGGTCGCCCGGGGACATCATCGAGCCGTTCAGCACCGTCGGGCCGTTCTGGCTGCCGACCATCAACACCGCGCTGCTGCTCACCTCGGGCGTGACGCTGACCATTGCCCACCATGCGCTGCTGGCCAACAACCGCGGCAAGACCATTGCCTTCATGTGGGTGACGGTGCTGCTGGGTCTGACCTTCCTGTGCGTGCAGGGCTATGAGTACTACCACCTCTATACCGAGCTCAACCTCAAGCTCGATTCGGGCATCTACGGCTCCACCTTCTTCATGCTCACGGGTTTTCATGGCTTTCACGTCTTCGTGGGCATGGTGACGCTGTTCTTCATCACCATGCGGCTGCAGGCCGGGCATTTTTCGCCGCAGCACCATTTCGGTCTTGAGGGCGCTGCCTGGTACTGGCACTTCGTGGACGTGGTCTGGCTGGGTCTGTACATCCTCGTGTACTGGATGTGA
- a CDS encoding DUF2970 domain-containing protein, which produces MNRKAERGSWLQTLRIVAWSLIGIRNGRRHSEDQRKVGVVALMFTALGAVLLFVLVLLALVHWIA; this is translated from the coding sequence ATGAATCGGAAGGCGGAGCGCGGTTCATGGCTGCAGACGCTGCGCATCGTGGCCTGGTCGCTGATCGGCATACGCAACGGCAGGCGCCACAGCGAAGACCAGCGCAAGGTCGGGGTGGTGGCGCTGATGTTCACTGCCCTGGGCGCGGTGCTGCTGTTCGTGCTGGTGCTGCTCGCGCTGGTGCACTGGATAGCCTGA
- a CDS encoding cytochrome c oxidase assembly protein — translation MNLGVENAKMVGKLLVVACGMFAFGYSLIPLYKAICEVTGINILSRQEGQVPGNAYTGESAKTLASNTQVDRSRTITVQFDANVRGPWHFKPEKTSLQVHPGELATVMYEFQNVQDRRMAAQAIPSYAPRQAGPHFHKLECFCFSQYTLDAGEKKQWPVTFVIDPKLSRDVQTITLSYTFFEVGGRTPAAPQSTAALVPAAAALQAGS, via the coding sequence GTGAACCTCGGTGTCGAAAACGCCAAGATGGTGGGCAAGCTGCTGGTGGTGGCCTGCGGCATGTTTGCCTTCGGCTACAGCCTGATCCCCTTGTACAAGGCGATCTGCGAGGTCACGGGCATCAACATCCTCTCGCGCCAGGAAGGCCAGGTGCCGGGCAATGCCTACACCGGCGAATCGGCCAAGACGCTGGCCAGCAACACCCAGGTGGATCGCTCGCGCACCATCACGGTGCAGTTCGATGCCAATGTCCGCGGTCCCTGGCATTTCAAGCCGGAGAAGACCAGCTTGCAGGTGCACCCGGGCGAGCTGGCCACCGTGATGTACGAATTCCAGAACGTGCAGGACAGGCGCATGGCGGCCCAGGCGATTCCAAGCTATGCGCCGCGCCAGGCCGGCCCGCACTTTCACAAGCTTGAATGCTTTTGTTTCAGCCAGTACACGCTCGATGCCGGTGAAAAGAAGCAGTGGCCGGTGACCTTCGTGATCGATCCCAAGCTGTCCAGGGACGTGCAGACCATCACGCTGTCCTACACCTTCTTCGAGGTCGGAGGTCGCACGCCGGCCGCGCCGCAATCGACCGCCGCCCTGGTGCCGGCTGCAGCCGCGCTGCAGGCGGGCTCATGA
- a CDS encoding cytochrome oxidase small assembly protein: MSGQDQRKRNLRLGLILASIVLVLFFGIMVRWALLGG, translated from the coding sequence ATGTCTGGCCAGGACCAGCGTAAACGCAATCTGCGCCTGGGCTTGATCCTGGCGTCCATCGTGCTCGTGCTGTTTTTCGGCATCATGGTGCGCTGGGCGCTGCTGGGAGGCTGA